In Quadrisphaera sp. RL12-1S, a single genomic region encodes these proteins:
- a CDS encoding TadA family conjugal transfer-associated ATPase: MSAGPLQQLLDLPGTTDVLVNGPGSVWVDRGEGLVRVDLDVGPEHQVRALAVRLAAGAGRRLDDASPCVDAVLPDGTRLHAVLPPVSSSGTLLSLRVPRRTPLSLAELEAAGSLPPGWAAVLRAAVHHRCSLLVSGGTGSGKTTLLAALLGLVDVRERLVLVEDSGELSPVHPHVVRLQARHGNVEGAGEVGQRELVRQALRMRPDRLVVGEVRGAEVADLLMALNSGHEGGCCTVHANSAAAVPARLTALAALAGMGPDVLAAQAAAGLQVVVHLRREGPLRRVVEVGVVELAPGPAGSTGAGGLVVRPALRAGRAPDHPGTREDGWPRLAELLRLAAVPVQASRRRA; the protein is encoded by the coding sequence GTGAGCGCCGGGCCCCTGCAGCAGCTGCTCGACCTGCCCGGCACCACCGACGTGCTGGTCAACGGCCCGGGCTCGGTGTGGGTCGACCGCGGCGAGGGCCTCGTGCGGGTGGACCTCGACGTGGGCCCGGAGCACCAGGTCCGGGCCCTCGCCGTGCGCCTGGCCGCCGGTGCCGGGAGGCGCCTGGACGACGCCAGCCCCTGCGTCGACGCCGTCCTGCCCGACGGGACCCGGCTCCACGCGGTGCTCCCACCGGTCTCCAGCAGCGGGACCCTCCTGTCGCTGCGGGTGCCTCGGCGGACGCCGCTGTCCCTCGCCGAGCTCGAGGCCGCCGGCTCGCTGCCGCCCGGGTGGGCGGCGGTGCTGCGCGCCGCGGTCCACCACCGCTGCTCGCTGCTCGTCTCCGGCGGCACCGGCAGCGGCAAGACCACGCTGCTCGCCGCGCTGCTGGGCCTCGTCGACGTCCGCGAGCGGCTGGTGCTGGTCGAGGACTCCGGGGAGCTGTCACCCGTCCACCCCCACGTGGTCCGGCTGCAGGCGCGCCACGGCAACGTGGAGGGCGCCGGCGAGGTGGGGCAGCGCGAGCTGGTCCGGCAGGCCCTGCGGATGCGGCCCGACCGGCTCGTCGTCGGCGAGGTGCGCGGGGCCGAGGTGGCGGACCTCCTCATGGCGCTCAACTCCGGGCACGAGGGCGGGTGCTGCACGGTGCACGCCAACTCCGCGGCGGCCGTCCCCGCGCGGCTCACGGCGCTCGCCGCGCTCGCGGGCATGGGGCCGGACGTCCTCGCGGCGCAGGCAGCGGCAGGGCTGCAGGTGGTGGTGCACCTGCGGCGCGAGGGTCCGCTGCGCCGCGTGGTCGAGGTCGGCGTGGTCGAGCTGGCCCCCGGGCCTGCGGGGTCGACCGGTGCGGGCGGCCTCGTGGTGCGGCCCGCCCTGCGCGCCGGCAGGGCACCGGACCACCCCGGAACGCGCGAGGACGGCTGGCCGCGCCTCGCGGAGCTGCTGCGCCTCGCGGCCGTCCCCGTCCAGGCCTCGCGGCGCCGGGCGTGA
- the ssd gene encoding septum site-determining protein Ssd, with amino-acid sequence MDEVLLVTRRSVLVEQVRRLAAAAGATLRVVAVAEDAGASWRSAAAVLLGDDAAAQGVPQRRPGVLLLAPASPGLDTAPLWRSAVEVGAEGVALLPDDAPAVASVLATAADGPGGGGLVVGVVGGCGGAGASVLAAAVARTAVVAGPARPVVLLDADPLGGGLDALVGAHDEPGLRWHDVLDAPAPLRSAALADGLPRGRDGLGVLSWAPWPEPRTAPPAAVEAVVESAARASGLVVVDLPRHTGTSLLWRLDLLVLLVPAHLRAVAAASTQLPVLLGHAGDVRLVVATPPGAPLAPADVSDALALPLLGRLPPDRDVRAALGRGDPLPRPRGGLGRCARAVLHALADPDGRPGEQR; translated from the coding sequence GTGGACGAGGTGCTGCTGGTGACCCGACGGTCGGTGCTGGTGGAGCAGGTGCGCCGCCTGGCGGCGGCGGCCGGCGCGACGCTGAGGGTGGTGGCCGTCGCCGAGGACGCCGGCGCGTCCTGGCGCAGCGCGGCCGCCGTGCTGCTGGGGGACGACGCCGCCGCGCAGGGCGTGCCGCAGCGGCGGCCCGGGGTGCTCCTCCTGGCGCCCGCCTCGCCCGGGCTCGACACCGCTCCGCTGTGGCGCAGCGCGGTGGAGGTGGGCGCCGAGGGCGTCGCGCTCCTGCCCGACGACGCGCCGGCCGTGGCCTCCGTGCTGGCCACCGCCGCCGACGGCCCCGGTGGCGGCGGCCTCGTCGTGGGGGTGGTCGGCGGCTGCGGAGGGGCCGGTGCCTCGGTGCTGGCGGCGGCCGTCGCCCGCACAGCGGTGGTGGCGGGCCCGGCGAGACCCGTCGTCCTGCTCGACGCGGACCCGCTCGGAGGCGGCCTCGACGCCCTCGTCGGCGCGCACGACGAGCCCGGCCTGCGCTGGCACGACGTCCTGGACGCCCCGGCGCCCCTGCGCTCCGCGGCCCTCGCGGACGGCCTGCCCCGCGGCCGGGACGGTCTCGGGGTCCTGTCCTGGGCCCCCTGGCCCGAGCCCCGGACCGCTCCGCCCGCCGCCGTCGAGGCGGTGGTGGAGAGCGCCGCGCGCGCCAGCGGGCTGGTGGTGGTGGACCTGCCGCGCCACACCGGGACCTCCCTGCTCTGGCGGCTGGACCTCCTGGTGCTCCTGGTCCCTGCCCACCTGCGCGCCGTCGCGGCCGCGAGCACCCAGCTGCCGGTCCTCCTGGGGCACGCCGGTGACGTGAGGCTGGTGGTGGCCACCCCGCCCGGCGCTCCGCTCGCACCGGCCGACGTCTCCGACGCCCTCGCGCTCCCGCTGCTGGGACGCCTCCCGCCCGACCGCGACGTGCGCGCCGCCCTGGGGCGCGGTGACCCGCTGCCGCGGCCGCGCGGCGGCCTCGGCCGCTGCGCGCGGGCAGTGCTGCACGCCCTCGCCGACCCCGACGGACGCCCCGGGGAGCAGCGGTGA